The following are encoded in a window of Solidesulfovibrio magneticus RS-1 genomic DNA:
- a CDS encoding RNA recognition motif domain-containing protein, with protein sequence MSKKLYVGNLSFNSTEDDIRTQFSNYGEVISVNLITDRETGRLRGFGFVEMDDEGARAAIAGMDGQDFGGRNLKVNEAEDKPRSGGGNRGGSRW encoded by the coding sequence ATGTCCAAGAAACTCTATGTCGGCAACTTGTCTTTCAATTCCACCGAAGACGACATCCGCACCCAGTTCTCCAACTACGGCGAAGTCATCAGCGTCAATCTCATCACCGATCGTGAAACCGGCCGTCTGCGCGGTTTCGGTTTCGTCGAGATGGACGACGAAGGCGCCCGTGCGGCCATCGCCGGCATGGATGGCCAGGACTTCGGCGGCCGCAATCTGAAGGTCAACGAAGCCGAGGACAAGCCCCGCTCCGGCGGCGGCAACCGCGGCGGCAGCCGCTGGTAG